From a region of the Acanthochromis polyacanthus isolate Apoly-LR-REF ecotype Palm Island chromosome 3, KAUST_Apoly_ChrSc, whole genome shotgun sequence genome:
- the LOC127533279 gene encoding snaclec 5-like translates to MDVTVVEEKMSWEDALSHCREKQTDLPSLLSETDRLLAHTQIKHKNISERVWMGLRFLGDRWMWMNGDPLEYEEGAQYQQCPVMKRCGALTKEGLWENWDCQDKLNFICV, encoded by the coding sequence ATGGATGTGActgtggtggaggagaagatgtcctGGGAAGACGCTCTGagccactgcagagagaaacaaactgatctCCCCAGTCTGCTCTCTGAGACCGATCGGCTTCTGGCCCACACTCAGATCAAGCACAAGAACATCAGTGAGCGGGTGTGGATGGGTCTGCGTTTCCTGGGTGACCGCTGGATGTGGATGAACGGTGACCCTCTGGAATATGAAGAAGGAGCTCAGTACCAGCAGTGTCCAGTCATGAAACGCTGTGGAGCTTTAACCAAAGAGGGACTGTGGGAGAACTGGGACTGTCAAGACAAACTCAACTTCATCTGTGTCTGA